One Dysosmobacter welbionis DNA segment encodes these proteins:
- the cdaA gene encoding diadenylate cyclase CdaA, with protein sequence MEFVTLSTLPGIIGRYLMMLKVTDILDIAIMVFVFYKALTLIQSTRAASLLKGVLVFLAALMLSMVLNMNSINFIMNQLVRWGVVALIVLFQPEIRRILEEVGSRRFIAFFSRAEAGTAVEQAIDQTVLACTEMSQSRTGALIVFERENLLDDMVRSGTVLDAAVSSELLKNIFFVKAPMHDGAVIVRNGRVLGAGCMLPLSKNVNLSRELGMRHRAGIGMSENADAVVVIVSEETGSISVAIGGMLKRHLKPETLANILRNELLPQEAGEDKPKFSLMNLLRAGSTGGDNHEK encoded by the coding sequence ATGGAATTTGTCACGCTCTCCACACTGCCCGGGATCATCGGCCGGTATCTGATGATGCTGAAGGTCACGGACATTTTGGATATAGCGATTATGGTGTTTGTGTTTTACAAGGCTCTGACGCTGATTCAGAGCACCCGGGCCGCCAGCCTGCTCAAGGGCGTGCTGGTGTTTCTGGCGGCGCTGATGCTGTCCATGGTCCTGAATATGAACAGCATCAACTTTATCATGAACCAGCTGGTGAGGTGGGGCGTGGTGGCGCTGATCGTCCTCTTCCAGCCCGAGATCCGACGCATCCTGGAGGAGGTGGGCAGCCGCCGCTTCATCGCCTTCTTCTCCCGGGCGGAGGCCGGCACCGCCGTGGAACAGGCCATCGACCAGACGGTGCTGGCCTGCACCGAGATGTCCCAGTCCCGCACCGGCGCCCTGATCGTGTTCGAGCGGGAAAACCTGCTGGACGACATGGTCCGCAGCGGCACGGTGCTGGACGCGGCGGTCTCCAGCGAATTGCTGAAAAACATCTTCTTTGTAAAGGCTCCCATGCATGACGGCGCCGTCATCGTCCGGAACGGGCGGGTGCTTGGCGCCGGATGCATGCTGCCTCTCAGCAAGAACGTGAACCTCTCCCGGGAGCTGGGGATGCGCCACCGGGCCGGTATCGGCATGAGCGAGAACGCCGACGCCGTGGTGGTCATCGTCTCCGAGGAGACCGGGTCCATCTCCGTGGCCATCGGGGGAATGCTCAAGCGGCACCTCAAGCCGGAGACGCTGGCCAATATCCTGCGGAACGAGTTGCTTCCGCAGGAGGCCGGGGAGGACAAGCCCAAGTTCAGCCTGATGAATCTGCTGCGGGCCGGAAGCACGGGAGGCGACAACCATGAAAAGTAA
- a CDS encoding CarD family transcriptional regulator: MFSVGDLVVHPMHGAGVIDAIVQEKVAGSTQDYYVFKMPVGGLLLKIPTANSQTIGVRSVIQRPEAEALIAAIPSLAVEESSNWNKRYRENLLRMKSGDLYEVARVIKGLMFRERKRGLSNGERKMLHTARQILLSELVLAEDSGYEEVERRVEQAMLQTPEIQR; encoded by the coding sequence ATGTTCAGCGTTGGGGATCTGGTCGTTCATCCAATGCATGGGGCCGGCGTGATCGACGCCATCGTTCAGGAAAAGGTCGCGGGGAGTACACAGGACTACTATGTGTTCAAAATGCCGGTGGGTGGACTGCTGTTGAAGATCCCCACCGCCAACAGCCAGACGATTGGAGTCCGCTCGGTCATCCAGCGGCCGGAGGCGGAAGCCCTGATTGCCGCTATCCCGTCTTTGGCGGTGGAGGAGAGCAGCAACTGGAACAAGCGGTACCGGGAAAATCTGCTGCGGATGAAGAGCGGGGATCTGTACGAGGTGGCACGTGTGATTAAGGGGCTGATGTTCCGGGAACGGAAGCGGGGCCTCTCCAATGGGGAGCGGAAGATGCTTCATACGGCCCGCCAGATCCTGCTGTCGGAGCTGGTGCTGGCAGAGGACAGCGGCTATGAAGAGGTGGAGCGGCGTGTGGAGCAGGCCATGCTCCAGACACCGGAGATCCAGAGATAA
- a CDS encoding IspD/TarI family cytidylyltransferase yields the protein MAFFKKFRDAQRPCCAALVAAAGSSSRMGGVNKLLQPLDGIPVLARTLTALQMARRIDEIVVAAREEDFLEISQLCRTYGITKCTKVIRGGESRAHSVLLAALEAGEGMELLAVQDGARPLVTPELIDDVAEQAARCGAAAPAVAVKDTIKAVRDDGTVAETLDRAALRAVQTPQIFESALLKAALQAAVEGASP from the coding sequence ATGGCATTTTTCAAAAAATTCCGGGATGCCCAGCGCCCTTGCTGCGCCGCGCTGGTGGCGGCGGCAGGCAGTTCTTCCCGCATGGGCGGGGTGAACAAGCTGCTGCAGCCCCTGGACGGCATTCCTGTACTGGCCCGGACACTGACGGCCCTGCAGATGGCCCGGCGGATCGACGAGATCGTGGTAGCCGCCCGGGAGGAGGACTTTCTGGAGATCTCCCAGCTGTGCAGGACCTACGGCATCACCAAATGCACCAAGGTGATCCGGGGTGGGGAGAGCCGGGCCCACTCGGTGCTTCTGGCAGCACTGGAGGCCGGGGAGGGCATGGAGCTGCTGGCGGTGCAGGACGGCGCCCGCCCCTTGGTGACGCCGGAGCTCATCGACGATGTGGCGGAGCAGGCCGCCCGCTGCGGGGCGGCGGCCCCGGCGGTGGCGGTGAAGGACACCATCAAAGCCGTCCGGGACGACGGCACGGTGGCGGAGACGCTGGACCGGGCGGCCCTGCGGGCTGTGCAGACACCCCAGATCTTCGAGAGCGCGCTGCTGAAAGCCGCGCTTCAGGCGGCTGTTGAGGGGGCATCCCCATAA
- a CDS encoding DUF3343 domain-containing protein — MEHYLIIARSVTYAQRMQRALARSGIRSRIFRAPRDLTDRGCAYAVQIADSDLTAALTALHRESLDPVQIFLTQRGTFREVRP, encoded by the coding sequence GTGGAGCACTATTTGATTATCGCCCGCTCGGTGACCTATGCCCAGCGGATGCAGCGGGCGCTGGCCCGGTCGGGGATCCGAAGCCGGATCTTCCGGGCCCCCCGGGACCTGACGGACCGGGGCTGCGCCTACGCCGTGCAGATCGCGGACTCCGACCTGACGGCTGCCCTGACGGCCCTTCACAGGGAATCTTTGGACCCTGTTCAGATATTCTTGACTCAGCGGGGGACGTTCCGGGAGGTGAGACCGTGA
- the ispF gene encoding 2-C-methyl-D-erythritol 2,4-cyclodiphosphate synthase — translation MTNLRIGHGYDVHRLTERRRLVLGGVEIPWDCGLLGHSDADVLTHAVMDALCGAAKLGDIGKLFPDSDPRYAGISSLELLRQVAALLQERGWAVVNIDATLIAQAPKVGPYRPEMEANLSAALGTDADRVNVKATTEEHLGFTGDSSGMAAHAVALLERLP, via the coding sequence ATGACGAATCTGCGGATCGGACATGGATATGACGTCCACCGGCTGACGGAGAGGCGGCGGCTGGTGCTGGGGGGCGTGGAGATCCCCTGGGACTGTGGGCTGCTGGGCCACTCCGACGCGGACGTGCTGACCCACGCGGTAATGGACGCCCTCTGCGGCGCCGCCAAGCTGGGGGACATCGGCAAGCTGTTCCCGGACAGCGATCCCCGCTACGCCGGTATTTCCAGCCTGGAGCTGCTGCGGCAGGTGGCAGCGCTGCTGCAGGAGAGAGGATGGGCCGTGGTGAACATCGACGCCACCCTCATCGCCCAGGCCCCCAAGGTGGGCCCCTACCGCCCGGAGATGGAGGCGAACCTCTCCGCAGCTCTTGGGACGGATGCGGACCGGGTGAATGTGAAGGCCACCACAGAGGAGCATCTGGGCTTTACTGGGGACAGCTCCGGCATGGCGGCCCATGCGGTGGCGCTGCTGGAACGGCTCCCCTGA
- a CDS encoding aminotransferase class V-fold PLP-dependent enzyme → MIYFDSAATTFQKPRTVADAMRNAMATMSSPGRGGYPAAMRAAEAAFDCRTELAELYHLENPEQVAFTMNATHGLNIAIKSLVPPGGKAVISGYEHNAVTRPLAALGAQVSVAAAPLFQPAAVTAAFDRLIVPGTDAVICNHVSNVFGFVQPVEAIAAICREREVPFIIDASQSAGMLTLDMTALGAAFIAMPGHKGLYGPQGTGVLLCGKDVPVRTLLEGGTGSISIQQEMPDFLPDRLEAGTHNMPGIAGLLAGVRFVRQLGPEAICAGERQLTFQAAEGLRRLPGLQVFALPDLAAQAGVLSIVPEHMDAEALGAALADRGIAVRAGLHCAPLAHRTAGTLDTGTVRLSFSHWNTREEVSRFLVAMGEILR, encoded by the coding sequence GTGATCTATTTTGACAGCGCGGCCACCACCTTCCAGAAGCCCCGGACTGTGGCGGACGCCATGCGGAACGCCATGGCCACCATGAGCTCTCCCGGCCGCGGCGGATACCCCGCCGCCATGCGTGCGGCGGAGGCTGCCTTCGACTGCCGGACAGAGCTGGCGGAGCTGTACCATCTGGAGAACCCGGAGCAGGTGGCCTTCACCATGAACGCCACCCACGGCCTGAACATTGCCATCAAGAGCCTGGTGCCCCCCGGCGGGAAAGCCGTGATCTCCGGATATGAGCACAACGCTGTCACCCGGCCCCTGGCGGCCCTGGGGGCCCAGGTGTCCGTGGCGGCGGCGCCCCTGTTTCAGCCTGCAGCGGTGACGGCGGCCTTTGACCGCCTGATCGTGCCCGGCACGGACGCGGTGATCTGCAACCACGTGTCCAACGTATTCGGCTTCGTCCAGCCGGTGGAGGCTATCGCCGCTATCTGCCGGGAGCGGGAGGTACCCTTCATCATCGACGCGTCCCAGTCCGCCGGGATGCTGACCCTGGACATGACGGCCCTGGGGGCGGCCTTCATCGCCATGCCGGGCCACAAGGGCCTGTACGGCCCCCAGGGAACCGGCGTACTGCTGTGCGGGAAGGACGTCCCCGTCCGCACACTGCTGGAGGGCGGCACCGGCAGCATCTCTATCCAGCAGGAGATGCCGGACTTCCTGCCGGATCGGCTGGAGGCGGGCACCCACAATATGCCCGGCATCGCAGGGCTGCTGGCGGGGGTCCGATTCGTCCGCCAGCTGGGGCCGGAGGCCATCTGCGCCGGAGAGCGGCAGCTGACCTTCCAGGCGGCGGAGGGCCTGAGGCGGCTCCCTGGACTGCAGGTGTTTGCCCTGCCAGACCTGGCGGCCCAGGCGGGGGTGCTTTCCATTGTCCCGGAGCACATGGACGCAGAGGCATTGGGCGCGGCCCTGGCAGACCGGGGCATCGCCGTGCGGGCGGGCCTTCACTGCGCGCCCCTGGCCCACCGCACCGCCGGGACGCTGGACACCGGCACCGTCCGGCTGAGTTTTTCCCACTGGAACACGCGGGAGGAAGTATCCCGTTTCCTAGTGGCTATGGGGGAGATCCTGAGGTGA
- a CDS encoding 2-C-methyl-D-erythritol 4-phosphate cytidylyltransferase: protein MERLGKRVYLVEGDEENLKITTPVDLILAEAILQAREDRI from the coding sequence GTGGAGCGGCTGGGCAAGCGGGTCTATCTGGTGGAGGGGGACGAGGAAAACCTGAAGATCACCACTCCGGTAGACCTGATTTTGGCGGAGGCTATTCTGCAGGCCAGGGAGGATCGGATATGA